A single window of Mycosarcoma maydis chromosome 1, whole genome shotgun sequence DNA harbors:
- a CDS encoding uncharacterized protein (related to Inhibitor-sensitive equilibrative nucleoside transporter 1) codes for MRTLRGEEQGLLARSHDGIDSPLLTPSHQDGSAEPLIKTGVEGAPAWEHMSPRQRTLVYLTFGLLGMGVLLPFNSLITPAEYFRSSFAHTPYATTFSSWITVSYNVISILVGIHATATGGFERSSPHRRITISSTVIILSVFCFALSTRVGEYSSRTGHHDDKPTSQPTSHTYFYFTLFLGGLLSSACAYLQNSVVSLSTAFGAGGSFMGSMLAGQGVVGVGISIFGFASAWSQQTVPDDAISADRQAAQETSRSIARAATLFFGMNTLLMMAVLVAFLWLTNTPLYTQVMAKQIATIDKIEDENDASSRLDDDDLEGRLEGNAMTQSWHSIRSVSHPAYSSWLKRVPGFHRLSPTTRESLLRISLVQSKVKWDCAAVAFIFVITLSIFPALTSSVQSVYTGTSRSGFSSVDLTSPQLFVPFHFFLFNLSDLLGRSLPSLVPSALIRKARALFSLSLLRVLFVPLFMACNVVSTSQRTGPISRINAGTPEGWLASLMQSSDAPFFSLMLLLGFSNGLVSTCIMISGPARSKLVNSKGASEGPLAATLLSFWLCVGLAIGSGLSFLTVKS; via the coding sequence ATGCGAACGCTTCGAGGGGAGGAGCAAGGTCTCCTTGCCCGTTCTCACGATGGCATTGACTCACCGCTCCTCACGCCATCGCACCAAGATGGTTCTGCAGAGCCGCTCATAAAAACCGGTGTGGAAGGCGCTCCCGCTTGGGAACATATGTCGCCTAGACAGCGCACCCTAGTCTACCTCAcctttggcttgctcggcATGGGCGTGCTCTTACCGTTCAACTCGCTCATTACCCCTGCAGAGTATTTTCGCTCGTCGTTCGCACACACACCGTATGCCACCACTTTCAGCAGCTGGATCACGGTATCCTACAATGtcatcagcatcctcgtcggcatccACGCAACCGCCACCGGTGGCTTCGAAAGGTCAAGTCCACATCGCAGGATCACTATCTCGTCGACTGTCATCATTCTCTCCGTATTTTGCTTCGCGCTTTCCACAAGAGTAGGAGAGTATAGCTCTCGTACTGGTCATCATGATGATAAACCAACCTCACAACCTACCAGCCACACCTACTTCTATTTCACCCTCTTCCTTGGCGGCTTGCTCTCGAGCGCGTGTGCCTACTTGCAGAACAGCGTCGTCTCGCTCAGTACTGCGTTTGGCGCAGGTGGATCGTTCATGGGCTCAATGCTAGCGGGTCAAGGTGTCGTGGGAGTTGGTATCAGCATCTTTGGCTTCGCCTCTGCCTGGTCACAGCAGACTGTGCCGGATGACGCCATCTCTGCGGATCGTCAAGCCGCTCAAGAGACGTCGCGTAGCATTGCCCGAGCCGCGACCCTGTTCTTTGGCATGAACACTTTGCTCATGATGGCGGTGCTTGTCGCCTTCCTCTGGCTTACCAATACGCCTCTGTACACGCAAGTAATGGCCAAGCAAATTGCTACAATCGACAAAATCGAAGACGAGAACGACGCTTCTTCCAGGCTagatgatgacgatctCGAAGGTCGGCTCGAGGGCAACGCAATGACGCAGAGCTGGCACTCGATCCGTTCTGTCTCTCACCCTGCTTATAGCTCGTGGCTCAAAAGGGTGCCCGGCTTCCACAGACTGTCGCCCACAACGCGTGAATCACTGCtgcgcatctcgctcgttCAATCCAAAGTCAAGTGGGACTGTGCTGCAGTTGCCTTCATATTCGTCATCACTCTCAGCATCTTCCCTGCGCTCACATCTTCGGTTCAGAGCGTCTACACAGGCACTTCCAGATCTGGGTTCAGCTCAGTGGACCTTACCTCGCCGCAGCTGTTTGTACCCTTTCACTTTTTCCTCTTCAACCTTTCGGATCTGCTGGGCAGATCGTTGCCAAGCTTGGTACCTTCGGCTTTGATACGCAAAGCTCGAGCACTATTTTCGCTCTCGCTACTCCGCGTATTGTTTGTGCCTCTGTTCATGGCATGCAACGTCGTGTCGACAAGTCAGCGGACGGGTCCTATCAGCCGTATCAATGCTGGAACACCCGAAGGATGGCTAGCCAGTCTGATGCAGTCAAGCGATGCTCCGTTCTTCAGTCtcatgctgctgctcggcttTTCCAACGGCCTCGTCAGCACTTGCATCATGATATCAGGTCCTGCAAGGAGCAAGCTAGTAAACTCGAAAGGCGCGAGCGAAGGACCTCTGGCAGCTACCCTGCTTTCTTTCTGGCTTTGCGTTGGCCTGGCTATCGGCAGCGGTCTTAGTTTTCTTACTGTCAAGTCATAA